The Megalops cyprinoides isolate fMegCyp1 chromosome 19, fMegCyp1.pri, whole genome shotgun sequence genome has a window encoding:
- the LOC118794050 gene encoding LOW QUALITY PROTEIN: G patch domain-containing protein 8-like (The sequence of the model RefSeq protein was modified relative to this genomic sequence to represent the inferred CDS: inserted 2 bases in 1 codon), producing MADRFSRFNEDRDFQGGNHFDQYEEGQLELEQASLDKPIESDNIGHRLLQKHGWKLGQGLGKSMQGRTDPVPIILKYDVMGMGRMEMELDYAEDATEKRRVLEVEKEDTEELRQKYKDYAEKEKAIAKALEDLRANFYCELCDKQYQKHQEFDNHINSYDHAHKQRLKELKQREFARNVSSRSRRDERKQEKMLRRLHELAEQRKQPNRAPGSGPMFKPTTVAVDGENNDEGAANLEGTPMADCASEGSSGEDKAASPQQASAVGFTLGKNSSSPTPAAALMPKVSVSFSFAKKAPVKLETAAAVFADQGEEVQGEEGQEEEKAGEDPAGASAEGTNAGGEEEQQQPQADEGGSLASTLSRLKMMMKKEEGASGQEPQYYHYVPPAHCRVKPNFQFLLFMKASDQSGSHEEEEEEKGASASDPQQKQPKAADINPEKETGKSQKPPVTEPAPTAPTVKTEEGAEAAPESDAPSERAPTDCSQGAAEPGPRLPTGPFFPVLSKDESTTLQWPSELLEFTSAQPSLSYSCNPLYFDFKRSRNKGPCAGRRGKEGTEAAKPEAPATSGGTEAPEPRPDKKDGPSSKEEGAEEPKEEEKLQNNNGGKKKKKKKKHKKSGKLSKRKETEKGAAEGEAEGEVPGGKAKKKKKHKRKKNKSKASGEEDGGEEREKEKEHVAVQASGAAESTEPGKRKRPLREEPQKPGAEAGAAGKDADSANPSEERNGTKRHKPDPGAAATLPGTAPAGAAQKSPASGGGRSSEQPSSESEDDGGSSSQRSGRRRRRRSTPRQPRGGRHSEDSARSGSRSPHRARGRSYSSSSERSSAASSAYSRRSRSYSDSYSDYSGRGRSRRSKRSSESEYERRGGRRRSHRRRYSSSSSTEESSRSRSRGRRRGGRRGGRRRSSSRSSGSSSSGSRSGSPRSWRRSSYSRSRSSASRSSSSAKGSPSSSSRRRGGRRVSRRGSSSRGRDFNRSRIYRSQSPRSSSSHAPPRKDPPRTAAHAASTSALQRPAGMAGSRGGAGEQKNYLTARQLLEKVQSRRGSDDPATGTKPGIKLKDPPQGYFGPKLPPALGNKAMLPLFGKLPAGKKPPLLPPHQPEESEKTAAEGESTEAGGEVILVEPIREFPPPPPPPPPSAXQQVEESVESAAAPEEAQHPAPETQPLLETQLFKQEPGVLVQPYRAEPGQEAPNLMLEPLMQGMQQQQQQQALHPYPGYPPHGLEEEEMGMEAEEEDLAPLESQPITFTPEEMEKYSKLQQAAQQHIQQQLLAKQVKTFPAAAAAAAAAAAANLAPAPPPPALQPIHIQQPAVSASATSITTVQHAILQHHAATAAAMGIHPHAHHPHPHQLAQVHHIPQPHLTPISLSPLGPSLGHSLGHSLGHTGLIPAHHTAFLSGQPIHIIPASALHHAPLALHHVPHAALYPTLFAPRPASAAAAAALQLHPLLHPIFSGQDLQHPPSHGS from the exons GGGGGAAATCACTTTGATCAGTATGAAGAGGGCCAGTTGGAGCTGGAACAGGCCTCCCTGGACAAGCCCATTGAATCG GATAATATCGGGCACCGGCTCCTTCAGAAACATGGCTGGAAGCTGGGCCAAGGTCTGGGCAAATCCATGCAGG GCCGGACCGACCCTGTGCCCATCATCCTCAAATACGATGTCATGGGAATGGGGCGCATGGAGATGGAG CTGGACTACGCGGAGGACGCCACGGAGAAGCGGCGTGTGCtggaggtggagaaggaggacACGGAGGAGCTGCGGCAGAAGTACAAG GATTACGCGGAAAAAGAGAAGGCCATCGCCAAAGCTCTGGAGGACCTGAGGGCCAACTTCTACTGCGAGCTGTGCGATAAGCAGTACCAGAAACACCAGGAGTTCGACAACCACATCAACTCCTACGACCATGCGCACAAGCAG CGGCTGAAGGAGCTGAAGCAGCGGGAGTTTGCGCGGAACGTGTCGTCGCGCTCACGCAGGGAtgagaggaagcaggagaaGATGCTGCGGCGGCTGCACGAGCTGGCAGAGCAGAGGAAGCAGCCGAACCG TGCTCCTGGCAGCGGTCCCATGTTTAAACCTACTACTGTAGCAGTGGATGGAGAAAACAACGATGAAGGCGCCGCCAACCTAGAGGGCACGCCCATGGCGGACTGCGCGTCGGAGGGGTCGTCGGGGGAGGACAAGGCCGCGTCGCCCCAGCAGGCATCGGCGGTGGGCTTCACGCTGGGCAAGAACAGCTCCTCCCCAACCCCTGCGGCGGCCCTGATGCCCAAGGTCAGCGTGTCCTTCTCCTTTGCCAAGAAGGCCCCCGTGAAGCTGGAGACGGCGGCTGCCGTGTTCGCCGACCAGGGGGAGGAAGTGCAGGGCgaggagggacaggaggaggagaaggccgGGGAGGATCCCGCGGGCGCTAGCGCGGAGGGCACGAACGCTGGGggtgaggaggagcagcagcagccccaggcAGACGAGGGCGGGTCCCTGGCCTCCACCCTCTCCAGgctgaagatgatgatgaagaaggaggagggggccTCGGGGCAGGAGCCCCAGTACTACCATTACGTGCCGCCTGCCCACTGCCGCGTCAAGCCCAACTTCCAGTTCCTGCTGTTCATGAAGGCGTCGGACCAGAGCGGGAGCcacgaggaagaggaggaggagaagggtgCGTCCGCCTCCGACCCCCAGCAGAAGCAGCCGAAAGCTGCGGACATCAACCCGGAAAAAGAGACCGGCAAGAGCCAGAAACCGCCGGTGACGGAGCCCGCCCCCACCGCGCCCACGGTGAAGACGGAAGAAGGGGCGGAAGCTGCCCCCGAATCCGACGCTCCCTCCGAAAGAGCGCCCACGGACTGCAGCCAGGGGGCGGCCGAGCCGGGCCCCCGCCTCCCGACCGGGCCCTTCTTCCCCGTCCTCAGCAAGGACGAGAGCACCACCCTGCAGTGGCCCTCGGAGCTGCTGGAGTTCACCAGCGCCCAGCCCTCCCTGTCCTACAGCTGCAACCCGCTCTACTTTGACTTCAAGCGCTCCCGCAACAAAGGGCCCTGCGCTGGCCGGCGGGGAAAGGAGGGGACGGAGGCGGCCAAACCGGAGGCCCCGGCAACCAGCGGCGGGACGGAGGCCCCGGAGCCCCGGCCAGACAAGAAGGACGGCCCCTCCTCGAAGGAAGAGGGCGCTGAGGAGCcgaaagaggaggagaagctgCAGAACAACAACGGCggcaagaagaagaaaaagaagaagaagcacaAAAAGTCCGGCAAGCTCTCCAAGCgcaaggagacagagaagggagcGGCGGAGGGCGAGGCGGAGGGGGAAGTCCCGGGAGGCAaggccaagaagaagaagaaacacaaaCGGAAGAAAAACAAGAGCAAAGCCTCCGGGGAGGAGGacggaggggaggagagggagaaggagaaggagcatGTAGCGGTGCAGGCATCGGGGGCGGCGGAGAGCACGGAACCTGGGAAGAGGAAGCGGCCTTTGAGGGAAGAGCCGCAGAAGCCGGGAGCCGAAGCAGGGGCGGCGGGGAAGGACGCTGACAGCGCGAACCCCTCTGAGGAGCGCAACGGCACCAAGCGGCACAAGCCGGACCCCGGCGCCGCTGCGACCCTGCCCGGCACAGCCCCCGCCGGCGCCGCGCAGAAGAGCCCTGCCAGCGGGGGCGGGCGCAGCAGCGAGCAGCCCAGCAGCGAGAGCGAGGACGACGGCGGCTCCTCCTCCCAGCGCTCCGGCCGCCGGCGCCGCCGCCGCTCCACGCCCCGGCAGCCGCGCGGCGGCCGGCATAGCGAGGACTCGGCCCGCTCCGGCAGCCGCTCCCCGCACCGGGCCCGCGGACGGTCCTACTCCAGCAGCTCTGAGCGCTCCTCGGCGGCCAGCAGCGCCTACAGCCGCCGTAGCCGCAGCTACTCGGACAGCTACAGCGACTACAGCGGGCGGGGCCGGAGCCGGCGCTCCAAGCGCTCCTCCGAGTCCGAGTACGAGCGGCGCGGCGGCCGGCGGAGGTCCCACCGCCGGCGCTactcctcgtcctcctccacGGAGGAGTCGAGCCGCTCACGCAGTCGCGGCCGGCGGCGGGGGGGCCGGCGGGGGGGGCGGCGCCGCAGCAGCTCACGCAGCTccgggagcagcagcagcggcagccgCAGCGGCAGCCCGCGCTCCTGGAGGCGCAGCAGCTACAGCCGCAGCCGCAGCTCGGCCAGCcgctcctccagctctgccaaGGGCTccccgtcctcctcctcccgccgCCGCGGCGGCCGGCGGGTCAGCCGCCGGGGCAGCTCATCCCGCGGCCGTGACTTCAACCGCTCCCGCATCTACCGCTCGCAGTCCCCGCGATCCTCCTCCTCCCATGCCCCGCCCCGCAAGGACCCGCCCCGCACCGCCGCGCACGCCGCCAGCACCTCTGCCCTGCAGCGGCCCGCCGGGATGGCGGGATCTAGAGGGGGCGCCGGCGAGCAGAAGAACTACCTGACAGCCCGCCAGCTCCTGGAGAAGGTCCAGTCCCGCCGCGGCTCGGACGACCCCGCCACCGGGACCAAGCCCGGCATCAAGCTCAAGGACCCTCCTCAGGGCTACTTTGGGCCCAAGCTGCCCCCGGCGCTGGGGAACAAGGCCATGCTGCCCCTGTTTGGCAAGCTCCCGGCGGGCAAGAAGccccccctgctgcccccacaCCAGCCGGAGGAGTCGGAGAAGACGGCGGCCGAGGGTGAGAGCACGGAGGCCGGGGGGGAGGTGATCCTGGTGGAGCCCATCCGGGAGttccccccgcctcctccccctccccccccctccgc gcagcaggtggaggagagCGTGGAGAGCGCGGCGGCCCCCGAGGAGGCGCAGCACCCTGCCCCGGAGACACAGCCCCTGCTGGAGACGCAGCTTTTCAAACAGGAGCCCGGGGTGCTGGTGCAGCCGTACCGGGCCGAGCCCGGGCAGGAGGCACCCAACCTCATGCTGGAGCCCCTCATGCAGggcatgcagcagcagcagcagcagcaggccctgcACCCGTACCCGGGCTACCCCCCTCACGGtttggaagaggaggagatgggcatggaggcggaggaggaggatcTGGCCCCGCTGGAGAGCCAGCCAATCACCTTCACCCcggaggagatggagaagtaCAGCAAGCTGCAGCAGGCCGCCCAGCAGCacatccagcagcagctcctggccAAGCAGGTCAAGACCTTCCCCGCCGCGGCGGCCGCAGCTGCAGCGGCAGCGGCCGCCAACCTCGCCCCGGCCCCGCCTCCCCCGGCGCTGCAGCCAATCCACATCCAGCAGCCGGCGGTCTCCGCCTCGGCCACCTCCATCACCACCGTGCAGCATGCCATCCTCCAGCACCACGCCGCCACCGCCGCGGCCATGGGCATCCACCCACACGCGCACCACCCGCACCCGCACCAGCTGGCCCAGGTGCACCACATCCCCCAGCCCCACCtcacccccatctctctgtccccgCTGGGGCCCTCCCTGGGCCACTCGCTGGGCCACTCGTTGGGCCACACGGGGCTCATCCCCGCCCACCACACCGCCTTCCTCTCGGGCCAGCCCATCCACATCATCCCCGCCTCCGCCCTCCACCATGCCCCGCTGGCCCTGCACCACGTCCCTCATGCCGCCCTGTACCCCACGCTTTTCGCCCCGCGCCCCGCCTcagccgccgccgccgccgccctgcagctccaccccctcctgcACCCCATCTTCTCAGGGCAGGacctccagcacccccccaGCCACGGCTCCTGA